GGGATAAGAATGAAAGAGTAAACATGCACTAGAAACAAAACAGCTAATCACGACCATACAGCACCTGTTTCATCAGCTAGCTAGCTAGGGCTCCTAAGAAACTTACCTATTTCTGAAGCAAACAAGTATGAGATGACTATCCAGTCTATGAGGTTATCTTTAATACTACTATACAGTATAAATTCAAAGAGGAATCCCAGTTGCGTATGTGAAGAGAGTTTGTACCAAACAGGAAATACTGGTGCAGTTATTTCGTGGATTTGACTCAGAAACAGAATAGTCAAGTAATTCAAAATCCAATAATGGATGAGTAATTTGAGAAATACTGTACACTTTTTGAATATTATACAACTAGTAAACTACATTACgacctttttgttttcctacagaGTGTTTCAAGATAGAttggacataaaaaaaaaaccaaacaaacattGCTACAACTGACAATGGACCTTAATAATAAAGAGAACTCCAGGAGGGAGTTTTACGTTAATGGCATGATACAAACTGAATGGCACTGGAGTGTatctacaacagaaaaaaaaaaaaacaacaaaaaaaccccaaacaaacaaacaaaaaagcaaaaacccccaaaccctgtTTTACCCAATTGCACTATTGAGTACCTCAAGAAGGGAAATGTCAATGCCATCTTTACAATTTCTAGATTAGCTACTTTTTTCTCAAAACATACCCGTTCTaaagggcattttttttaaagcttgaaaATTTGGGTTTCCACACCATTTTTGGGACCTACGGTAACTGTAGTTACTTAAGTAAGCGGACAAATGATTTTCAGGATTATTTTCACTCTACTTCAAACTAAGTGAATTTCACAGAAAGCATTTATAATTAGAGAATTTTGACTTGAATTGGTTCGTTTTCTGTTTTGGTCAttataagtattttttaaaataaaatttcttctaaTTATGCCTCTACAGAAAGGCAAACTAGATTTAGTTTAGGACActaattcagtattttcttatgagctcttctgttcttctttcattctttttagaaaaatgtttcttaaagtCAAAATAGTGCTTTTGAGGTCCATAAGAATTTTTGGTACAAAAAATAatagtctctctctctcattggTTATTTAAACACTTTGCGTAAATTAAAGAGTTATTTCTCACATCAAATGGTTCCATTAGGCACATTCaagtaaaataacaaaaatatccaAGTAACAATGATGAAAGCCAAACATGGCTTGATAAAAGTCTACAGAGAGTTCTGTCCATTCTCTGGAATGGAATAAAGTTGTCACTTCCTTCAGCCAGACACTCACGTGGTTTGATGTTAATGTCCACTTCCATCATGCAGAATAGTTTCTTAAAGACAGAGTTCAGGTATTCTACAATCAGAAGAACCATCAACGAAGAATCTGCATTTTAAAGGAAGCCGAATGGCTCATTTTCATTCTCAGTAGGTATCTGAGTGAACACTGGCATTTGAAGTGGAGTTTTAAGAGATTAAACCAGGACAGTTAATGGCCATCAGATTCAACATTCTGGGTCCAGTCTAGAATAATCAGTGTCATACTCCCAGTCATCACAAGTATACCACTCAGAAAGAAGAATGCagcctgaaaaaagaaaatataaaagaagtatttcagtttctgctACTATACCCATAAAGTCATGCCCATTTATGGCACAAATGCTTGTTCATGGAGGACAAAGTAGAAGAGGCAAGAGATCGCAGTAAGCAACAAGGAGCTAGGTATCTTTCCCATACTTGGGGtcctttttcaaataaaaaagtacatttattttcagtatagCAGACCTCACCCTCAACTGAGGGAAACTAATGTGGCTGCTGATACCAGTCAGGATGTGCCACTTGGTTCTGACTCAGAATGTCTAAGATTTGATTCTGAGTCAGTACATCTAAGACCAGTAAGAGCACCAAGATCAGTCAGGATAACCCAAACAATTGGTGGAGGTCAGCTTTTATGGGGTAAATTACGTAAATaaatcttgaaagaaaatttaaatgagaACAAGACTTTTTAAGTACAGCTCTTAAGGGCAACCTGTCAAAATCTAGTTCTAAAATGACCCAACTATTGTTGAGattgggggctggggggtgagAGAAGTCACTGAAGTGAACTGAGCCTTGTGATTGTTATCTCCTCAGTTTTGAGTACCTACGCAACTCCCATGGGTTAGCTAAGATAACATTAAATGCCAATTCACTGACTACCTTCACTAGGACTTCAAAATTCTTATATCGCGAAGAAGGAAACTGAAGTTCTTGCTCTGAATTAGCAAGCAAGTGTAACTCTTACATATCTGCTTATACATACCCCAATCTTTTGCACTGACTTCATTGGTTCCTTCTTCACTAATTTGATGTAGAAGGCAGAAGGAAGTATAAAGATCAGCATGGCAGCCGCAGATGCacctgtatttaaaaagcatagaaataaatattcataaacaggtaaatgtaatttaattagATCAGAACTGCATTTCCTGAGATTTGAAAGACTATTTGAACTGATGTGAAGATGCTTACCAATGAATCCAAAGATGTCGCGAATAGTAGGGACAAAGATAACAAGCACGTTGGTAAACGTCAGAAGAGCAACTGTAATGGCACAGTGACGCCACCATCTAAACTCCTTCCCTGCCCACAACAGCTGGGTAATGGAACTGCGAATCttttgaagggaagaaaaaaaaaaacaacaaaccaaaaaacctgtTTAGTCTTCATTGTGGAAGTCAGTGACTGTCACCTGAATTAGATCTTCcttctgaaagtattttaacataattttgCTGTACACTTCAGATTTTAGTAAAAATTGTAAAGAcatgaaagtaattttcaaaaatatttacttcctGCACTTGAGACATAGCTCTGTGCTTCTggtctgtgtttcttttcagtgatttagattttcaaagcacaggcagcaatggggaaaacacaaggaaaaacatGTGTCTAACAAAAATAAACGCCAGGGATTTTTGTAACATCGAAGGATGCTGCTCAACAACATAGACCTAAATTCCAGAATTCATCTTCACAAGGTACCTACAGGAACACACTGACTTTTGAAAGCTGATAATACAATAGTGCAAGTACTTTTATAAAGTGGCAATTAAACCACATCAGGAAAACAATATAACTGAACGTATTTGTTTCTACTGCTTTGTAAATGTTGcctatttatttaatttatttgaattaaCAGTACAGTGATATTTCATCAAGCTTATTGgaatacatttcctttttcatttaagagCAAAATTCCGTAAATTAATAAATTGGAGTTGCCACGTAAGTAAATGACTGCAGCAGGACAggtcatgaaaataaaaaatggtagtaagattaaaaaaaaaaaaattacttacagGGAAAATGACTACCGGTACAGTAAGGGTTACAGCCATAAGTACAGCAAGACGCACAATAAGAAGAAGAACATCAGCACCCAGATAAGCAGAGTAGGTATGAAGCAGTTCTGGTTCAACTTTTcctataaagaaaataatattttaattatatgtaGCTGACATACTTCTCAAACAACCACTTCTGCTCTAAAGCCTAAGTGAATTTTACAGTTACAGTAATATGAATTCAAAGCCTCAACTGCTCCTGTAAGCATGTCTCCATCTTACACAGGGATAACTTGCAGGTACTGAATCTGTTTTAATCCAATTTTAATCCTGTGCCTTGGGCCTAATTCTACTACTGATCTTCTTTTGGGTGTACACTtatagaaacataaaaaaaacccaacccaaacaaACAGTGTGTATTTAGAACCCACAGTAAACACTTACTTGCTCCACCttaaattaattatattctGCAAACccacagtattatttttaaaagaaagcagagaaagtaGTATTCACCATAAAATGTCAGGTATCCAAAGAGAGCAGCCAATAAATACATGAGGAACATAGCAAAAAAAGATACATAGGACACATTCATCATTCTTTTACGGCTTCGGctgtaagaaaatgaaaaagaaacattgttAGCAATGAGAACATACTGGCTTATACTACTTTTCTCTGCTTAGTGAAATTACAGACACATATCTAACATTTACCCTTTCAGCTCTTCATAGATAGGGAGAATTGCAGGATGGCagacaaaggaaaatgtgaGGATCGGGACAGCATAGAcagtctgaaaaacaaaagcatgtttttcttaAGTATCTCACAGACATtagaaattcagtttttaagATTTCATCAGTAGATTTTTCAGATTTGACTTAAGCATCAGTTTAGTTTTTGATAAAGACTAGCTATTCTTTACAACTGAAACTTtggcaaaaattaaaacaatttcatattttcttaaacCCAGACCCTGAGGTGCCAAATACTCTCAAATCTCAGTGAAGTCCACGCTGAGCTGAATATATTTGCATTCAAAATTATGTTCTGCATCTCACAGGCTTAAGCCATTGTAGCCTGATTGTGGTATTCGCTATTACACAAACTTCTTTCCCACGTGTGAAGATTCACCACTGTAACTGGGAGCATTCATGGGAGTCAAGACTTTgtgactgggaacataaagTCTATTCCAAACCCTGGCATCCATTTCCCATTAGCGTGCTTTTACTATTTACTTCATCTTCTTCTgcaatctgctttttaaaatgctatacTAACTTACTTGAATGGAACTTGAGAAAGCTTGAGAAATGCTGTGCTGAAGAATGAGAAATGCATTTATTGCCACTCATCTCAGGCAGGCACCTTAAGCTCCTCTAATTTCTGTGTGTCTGGAACCACCCACTCTACAGGAGGTAAACAGTGCCTAACTCTACTGGAACAGAAAGTCTTTGCACATCCCAAATTTACAACTGGGCAACTACTTGAAGGAAAAATGACCTAATTTATCTGCTATGTATTTAGTCTCTCTGAGTTATTTTCAACACAGAGAGTCTGGTTTTTAGTCAGTTACCTGTGAATTGAAGATGAAATATTCTGGCTTGCACATATCATCACTTGTTATGTTTTCATCTACCAAAGGTGCCGGTGTCACATTcattaatgtcatgttcacGATGTCACTGTCCATAGGACAAGGAATCTGAAACATCTTCCAAATTACCTAGAATTAAAGCCATGTATTTATTGTTACTTTGGCTAATGCAATATGTGAAACTTTTCAGAAACTGTGtttaatttcactttgaaaTGCAGTTTTACAAGAATATACTTACAACAATCAGAAAGA
Above is a genomic segment from Nyctibius grandis isolate bNycGra1 chromosome 5, bNycGra1.pri, whole genome shotgun sequence containing:
- the SLC38A2 gene encoding sodium-coupled neutral amino acid symporter 2 isoform X2, translated to MSSAEMGKFNISPDEDSSSYSSNSNDYSYPYPTKPAAIKSHYADIDPENQNFLLDSNVGKKKYETQYHPGTTSFGMSVFNLSNAIVGSGILGLSYAMANTGIALFVILLLFVSIFSLYSVHLLLKTANEGGSLLYEQLGMKAFGMAGKLAASGSITMQNIGAMSSYLFIVKYELPLVIKTFMNIEETTGEWYLNGDYLVLLVSVILILPLSLLKNLGYLGYTSGFSLLCMVFFLIVVIWKMFQIPCPMDSDIVNMTLMNVTPAPLVDENITSDDMCKPEYFIFNSQTVYAVPILTFSFVCHPAILPIYEELKGRSRKRMMNVSYVSFFAMFLMYLLAALFGYLTFYGKVEPELLHTYSAYLGADVLLLIVRLAVLMAVTLTVPVVIFPIRSSITQLLWAGKEFRWWRHCAITVALLTFTNVLVIFVPTIRDIFGFIGASAAAMLIFILPSAFYIKLVKKEPMKSVQKIGAAFFFLSGILVMTGSMTLIILDWTQNVESDGH
- the SLC38A2 gene encoding sodium-coupled neutral amino acid symporter 2 isoform X1; amino-acid sequence: MSSAEMGKFNISPDEDSSSYSSNSNDYSYPYPTKPAAIKSHYADIDPENQNFLLDSNVGKKKYETQYHPGTTSFGMSVFNLSNAIVGSGILGLSYAMANTGIALFVILLLFVSIFSLYSVHLLLKTANEGGSLLYEQLGMKAFGMAGKLAASGSITMQNIGAMSSYLFIVKYELPLVIKTFMNIEETTGEWYLNGDYLVLLVSVILILPLSLLKNLGYLGYTSGFSLLCMVFFLIVVIWKMFQIPCPMDSDIVNMTLMNVTPAPLVDENITSDDMCKPEYFIFNSQTVYAVPILTFSFVCHPAILPIYEELKGRSRKRMMNVSYVSFFAMFLMYLLAALFGYLTFYGKVEPELLHTYSAYLGADVLLLIVRLAVLMAVTLTVPVVIFPIRSSITQLLWAGKEFRWWRHCAITVALLTFTNVLVIFVPTIRDIFGFIGKHLHISSNSLSNLRKCSSDLIKLHLPVYEYLFLCFLNTGASAAAMLIFILPSAFYIKLVKKEPMKSVQKIGAAFFFLSGILVMTGSMTLIILDWTQNVESDGH
- the SLC38A2 gene encoding sodium-coupled neutral amino acid symporter 2 isoform X3, producing MILLLFVSIFSLYSVHLLLKTANEGGSLLYEQLGMKAFGMAGKLAASGSITMQNIGAMSSYLFIVKYELPLVIKTFMNIEETTGEWYLNGDYLVLLVSVILILPLSLLKNLGYLGYTSGFSLLCMVFFLIVVIWKMFQIPCPMDSDIVNMTLMNVTPAPLVDENITSDDMCKPEYFIFNSQTVYAVPILTFSFVCHPAILPIYEELKGRSRKRMMNVSYVSFFAMFLMYLLAALFGYLTFYGKVEPELLHTYSAYLGADVLLLIVRLAVLMAVTLTVPVVIFPIRSSITQLLWAGKEFRWWRHCAITVALLTFTNVLVIFVPTIRDIFGFIGASAAAMLIFILPSAFYIKLVKKEPMKSVQKIGAAFFFLSGILVMTGSMTLIILDWTQNVESDGH